One Lasioglossum baleicum chromosome 6, iyLasBale1, whole genome shotgun sequence genomic window carries:
- the LOC143209546 gene encoding deoxyribodipyrimidine photo-lyase isoform X3, with protein MDESRPPKRKKSSDLIDEFINNRNNTAESISTFNFNKKRVRLLSKLNDVKDDCKGILYWMFRDIRVQDNWALLFAQRTALKNKLPLHVCFCLMSNFLEASMRHYKFLLQGLQEVEEECKTLNINFHLLHGDPNDSIVKFVKTHKIGAVIADFCPLKLPLSWIDNVQNKLPEDVPFCQVDAHNIVPCWEASQKQEFAARTIRNKINTKLNEFLTEFPPVVNHPYSSNEKFVENNWKMALEDTEVDRTAYKRVYPKSVESFMEEAIVRRELSDNFCFYNKNYDLLEGAHAWSMETLNKHRKDKRKYIYSLHELENSKTHDDLWNACQNQMVTTGKMHGFLRMYWAKKILEWTKTPEDALEWANYLNNKYSIDGCDPNGYVGCAWSICGIHDHGWTERDIFGKIRYMNYEGCKRKFNVKEFVSLWEKKETDMDVSK; from the exons ATGGATGAATCGAGGCCGCCGAAGCGAAAGAAATCATCGGATCTGATAGACGAGTTTATAAACAACAGAAACAAT acaGCTGAATCTATCAGCACATTTAATTTCAACAAGAAACGTGTTCGTTTATTGAGCAAATTAAACGATGTTAAAGATGATTGTAAAGGAATATTGTACTGGATGTTCCGTGACATTAGAGTACAAG ATAATTGGGCTCTACTCTTCGCCCAAAGGACTGCTTTAAAAAATAAGCTACCTCTTCACGTATGTTTCTGTTTAATGTCAAACTTCTTGGAAGCTTCGATGCGACATTATAAATTTCTGTTACAAGGATTACAAGAAGTCGAAGAAGAATGTAAGacgttaaatataaattttcatctaCTGCATGGAGACCCAAACGACAGCATTGTTAAATTTGTAAAAACACATAAGATCGGGGCTGTAATCGCAGATTTTTGCCCATTGAAGTTACCTCTATCATGGATCGATAACGTACAAAATAAGCTACCAGAAGATGTGCCGTTTTGTCAA GTGGACGCACACAATATTGTGCCCTGTTGGGAAGCTTCGCAAAAGCAGGAGTTTGCAGCTAGAACGATTAGAAATAAAATCAATACGAAATTGAACGAATTTTTAACAGAATTTCCGCCTGTTGTAAATCACCCGTATTCGTCGAACGAAAAATTTGTAGAAAACAATTGGAAAATGGCTCTGGAGGACACAGAAGTGGATAGAACA GCATATAAACGAGTCTATCCAAAGTCGGTTGAATCCTTTATGGAGGAAGCTATTGTACGGCGAGAACTTAgcgataatttttgtttttacaacAAAAACTATGATCTTCTCGAAGGCGCTCATGCATGGTCTATGGAAACGTTAAATAAACATCG GaaagataaaagaaaatatatttattctttACACGAATTGGAAAACTCTAAAACCCATGATGATTTATGGAATGCTTGTCAAAATCAAATGGTAACGACAGGAAAAATGCATGGATTTTTGAGAATGTACTGGGCAAAGAAAATATTAGAATGGACCAAAACACCCGAAGATGCGTTAGAATGGgccaattatttaaataataaatacagtaTAGATGGCTGTGATCCTAATGGCTATGTAG GTTGCGCATGGTCAATATGCGGCATTCATGACCATGGTTGGACAGAAAGAGATATATTTGGGAAAATAAGGTACATGAACTATGAGGGATGCAAACGAAAATTCAACGTCAAAGAATTTGTCTCTCTGTGGGAGAAGAAGGAAACTGACATGGACGTATCcaaataa
- the Sinu gene encoding claudin family member sinuous, whose protein sequence is MKKRSFSGNIGVGVYIVAFICVCVAFGTPAWLVSDTRITGAKLDKLGLWTHCFRSLPNPQEMDAPRRFFVGCRWVYDPFTAGYSDIRGFLLPPFMIATQFFFTVCFLLTLASLVLILLFTLCCDPEQKRYIQLIFLIGCLLLAGGISGGLAVIIFACLGNTDGWMPGHANNFFGWSFIMAAVGSVLTIVAGVLFLVETTVQRKKRAYLKESQTRFELESRT, encoded by the exons ATGAAGAAGAGAAGCTTTTCCGGCAATATCGGAGTCGGTGTTTACATCGTTGCATTCATCTGCGTTTGCGTCGCGTTCGGTACACCAGCATGGTTAGTCAGCGATACTCGAATCACTGGCGCGAAACTCGACAAATTGGGTCTTTGGACCCATTGTTTTCGGTCTCTTCCGAATCCTCAGGAAATGGACGCGCCCAGGCGTTTCTTCGTCGGTTGCAGATGGGTCTACGATCCTTTCACCGCAGGATACTCTGACATTCGTGGCTTTCTACTACCTC CATTCATGATAGCAACACAGTTCTTCTTCACCGTGTGTTTCCTGTTGACTTTAGCATCGTTGGTGTTGATATTGTTGTTCACTTTATGTTGCGATCCAGAGCAAAAAAGATACATACAACTTATTTTTTTGATTGGATGCTTATTGCTGGCCGGTGGTATTAGCGGTGGATTGGCAGTGATTATATTCGCCTGCCTTGGAAATACAGATGGTTGGATGCCCGGACACGCTAACAATTTCTTCGGTTGGTCCTTTATTATGGCAGCTGTGGGTAGCGTACTGACTATAGTAGCAGGTGTACTTTTTCTTGTGGAGACAACCGTACAACGTAAGAAGAGGGCATACTTGAAAGAATCTCAAACAAGATTCGAGCTAGAATCTCGTACATGA
- the Pck gene encoding claudin superfamily protein pickel encodes MPVEKQEYHRASNAVVFGGLVTYIAGLLLVMAFTSPYWIESYQETFSSFKHMGLWEYCFKEFRYPYYQFDKQFDGCHHIFSEEYYVIREWLLPVWLLVVQTFVTVALLLSFAAQVMIALTLVRWPLRFVLNNEWILSASAFLCCAGAGTLLFLAVSIFGGQCWRRDWLMYPNFNHLSWSYALAVVSFMFHWLAAFFLYLDATSGHSMRRQSRNLVMQMQPNPQTHQGLQRGGYI; translated from the exons ATGCCTGTCGAAAAGCAGGAATATCACCGCGCGTCAA ACGCGGTAGTATTTGGTGGACTGGTCACGTACATCGCTGGTCTATTATTGGTAATGGCATTTACAAG TCCCTACTGGATCGAATCGTATCAAGAAACGTTCAGTAGTTTCAAGCACATGGGATTGTGGGAATATTGTTTCAAAGAATTCCGGTATCCGTACTATCAATtcgacaaacagtttgacggatGCCACCACATTTTCTCAGAGGAATATTATGTAATCCGAGAGTGGCTACTGCCGGTATGGCTTTTGGTAGTGCAAACGTTTGTCACCGTTGCTCTTTTACTTTCGTTCGCTGCTCAAGTTATGATCGCATTAACATTAGTACGTTGGCCGTTGAGGTTTGTATTGAATAACGAATGGATACTCTCCGCATCTGCTTTTCTGTGCTGCGCTGGTGCAG GTACCCTACTGTTTCTGGCGGTGTCGATATTCGGCGGACAATGCTGGCGCAGAGACTGGTTAATGTACCCGAATTTCAATCATTTATCCTGGTCGTACGCGTTAGCCGTCGTTTCGTTCATGTTTCATTGGCTGGCCGCATTTTTCTTGTACCTGGATGCCACATCCGGTCACAGCATGCGCAGACAATCTCGCAATTTGGTGATGCAGATGCAGCCTAATCCGCAAACGCATCAAGGGTTGCAAAGAGGCGGATACATATAA
- the LOC143209546 gene encoding deoxyribodipyrimidine photo-lyase isoform X1, translating into MDESRPPKRKKSSDLIDEFINNRNNTAESISTFNFNKKRVRLLSKLNDVKDDCKGILYWMFRDIRVQDNWALLFAQRTALKNKLPLHVCFCLMSNFLEASMRHYKFLLQGLQEVEEECKTLNINFHLLHGDPNDSIVKFVKTHKIGAVIADFCPLKLPLSWIDNVQNKLPEDVPFCQVDAHNIVPCWEASQKQEFAARTIRNKINTKLNEFLTEFPPVVNHPYSSNEKFVENNWKMALEDTEVDRTVGEISWAMPGYKNGIKELDSFLQNRLKTYATERNDPLSNTTSNLSPWFHFGMISVQRCILEIQAYKRVYPKSVESFMEEAIVRRELSDNFCFYNKNYDLLEGAHAWSMETLNKHRKDKRKYIYSLHELENSKTHDDLWNACQNQMVTTGKMHGFLRMYWAKKILEWTKTPEDALEWANYLNNKYSIDGCDPNGYVGCAWSICGIHDHGWTERDIFGKIRYMNYEGCKRKFNVKEFVSLWEKKETDMDVSK; encoded by the exons ATGGATGAATCGAGGCCGCCGAAGCGAAAGAAATCATCGGATCTGATAGACGAGTTTATAAACAACAGAAACAAT acaGCTGAATCTATCAGCACATTTAATTTCAACAAGAAACGTGTTCGTTTATTGAGCAAATTAAACGATGTTAAAGATGATTGTAAAGGAATATTGTACTGGATGTTCCGTGACATTAGAGTACAAG ATAATTGGGCTCTACTCTTCGCCCAAAGGACTGCTTTAAAAAATAAGCTACCTCTTCACGTATGTTTCTGTTTAATGTCAAACTTCTTGGAAGCTTCGATGCGACATTATAAATTTCTGTTACAAGGATTACAAGAAGTCGAAGAAGAATGTAAGacgttaaatataaattttcatctaCTGCATGGAGACCCAAACGACAGCATTGTTAAATTTGTAAAAACACATAAGATCGGGGCTGTAATCGCAGATTTTTGCCCATTGAAGTTACCTCTATCATGGATCGATAACGTACAAAATAAGCTACCAGAAGATGTGCCGTTTTGTCAA GTGGACGCACACAATATTGTGCCCTGTTGGGAAGCTTCGCAAAAGCAGGAGTTTGCAGCTAGAACGATTAGAAATAAAATCAATACGAAATTGAACGAATTTTTAACAGAATTTCCGCCTGTTGTAAATCACCCGTATTCGTCGAACGAAAAATTTGTAGAAAACAATTGGAAAATGGCTCTGGAGGACACAGAAGTGGATAGAACAGTAGGTGAAATTTCATGGGCAATGCCAGGATATAAAAATGGTATTAAAGAGCTGGATAGTTTTTTACAAAATCGCTTAAAGACGTATGCGACCGAGCGTAACGATCCTCTATCGAATACCACTAGCAATTTGTCTCCTTGGTTTCATTTTGGCATGATATCGGTACAGCGTTGTATTTTGGAAATACAGGCATATAAACGAGTCTATCCAAAGTCGGTTGAATCCTTTATGGAGGAAGCTATTGTACGGCGAGAACTTAgcgataatttttgtttttacaacAAAAACTATGATCTTCTCGAAGGCGCTCATGCATGGTCTATGGAAACGTTAAATAAACATCG GaaagataaaagaaaatatatttattctttACACGAATTGGAAAACTCTAAAACCCATGATGATTTATGGAATGCTTGTCAAAATCAAATGGTAACGACAGGAAAAATGCATGGATTTTTGAGAATGTACTGGGCAAAGAAAATATTAGAATGGACCAAAACACCCGAAGATGCGTTAGAATGGgccaattatttaaataataaatacagtaTAGATGGCTGTGATCCTAATGGCTATGTAG GTTGCGCATGGTCAATATGCGGCATTCATGACCATGGTTGGACAGAAAGAGATATATTTGGGAAAATAAGGTACATGAACTATGAGGGATGCAAACGAAAATTCAACGTCAAAGAATTTGTCTCTCTGTGGGAGAAGAAGGAAACTGACATGGACGTATCcaaataa
- the Kune gene encoding claudin: protein MGKTRNGKAAAICTAVAFALVVIAFTTPNWLETDGKLENPKFIKIGLWQVCFQGFEHPHHLYDTKFYGCWWVFEEEYYIIHDILLPPFFVATQFFFTLCLTLLLIGSFLTTLYACCSRQHDKYQLLLWTTGGNLLLGGICGIIAVIIFGARGDGRDWMPNWEHNEISWSYALAVIGSFLLVLAGVLFLIEGRRHKKKQEQILNEEQKTHTTI, encoded by the exons ATGGGAAAAACTAGAAACGGAAAGGCTGCTGCAATATGCACCGCAGTAGCATTTGCTTTAGTAGTGATTGCATTTACCACACCCAATTGGCTTGAAACAGACGGAAAATTGGAAAATCCGAAGTTTATAAAAATCG GTTTATGGCAGGTGTGTTTCCAAGGATTCGAGCATCCACATCATTTGTACGATACGAAATTTTATGGCTGCTGGTGGGTGTTCGAGGAAGAGTACTACATAATCCACGACATTCTTCTGCCACCGTTTTTCGTGGCGACACAGTTTTTCTTCACGTTGTGTCTAACTTTACTATTAATAGGAAGTTTCCTAACGACATTGTACGCATGTTGTTCGCGACAGCACGACaagtaccagttacttttgtgGACAACTGGTGGGAATTTATTGTTAGGTGGAATATGCGGCATTATAGCTGTTATTATATTTGGTGCCCGAGGAGACGGCAGAGATTGGATGCCCAATTGGGAGCACAACGAGATCAGTTGGTCCTACGCATTAGCTGTGATCGGTAGTTTCCTTTTAGTTCTCGCCGGTGTCCTCTTCTTGATCGAAGGGCGCAGACATAAGAAGAAGCAAGAGCAAATATTAAACGAAGAACAAAAGACGCATACAACCATCTAA
- the LOC143209546 gene encoding deoxyribodipyrimidine photo-lyase isoform X2 — MFRDIRVQDNWALLFAQRTALKNKLPLHVCFCLMSNFLEASMRHYKFLLQGLQEVEEECKTLNINFHLLHGDPNDSIVKFVKTHKIGAVIADFCPLKLPLSWIDNVQNKLPEDVPFCQVDAHNIVPCWEASQKQEFAARTIRNKINTKLNEFLTEFPPVVNHPYSSNEKFVENNWKMALEDTEVDRTVGEISWAMPGYKNGIKELDSFLQNRLKTYATERNDPLSNTTSNLSPWFHFGMISVQRCILEIQAYKRVYPKSVESFMEEAIVRRELSDNFCFYNKNYDLLEGAHAWSMETLNKHRKDKRKYIYSLHELENSKTHDDLWNACQNQMVTTGKMHGFLRMYWAKKILEWTKTPEDALEWANYLNNKYSIDGCDPNGYVGCAWSICGIHDHGWTERDIFGKIRYMNYEGCKRKFNVKEFVSLWEKKETDMDVSK, encoded by the exons ATGTTCCGTGACATTAGAGTACAAG ATAATTGGGCTCTACTCTTCGCCCAAAGGACTGCTTTAAAAAATAAGCTACCTCTTCACGTATGTTTCTGTTTAATGTCAAACTTCTTGGAAGCTTCGATGCGACATTATAAATTTCTGTTACAAGGATTACAAGAAGTCGAAGAAGAATGTAAGacgttaaatataaattttcatctaCTGCATGGAGACCCAAACGACAGCATTGTTAAATTTGTAAAAACACATAAGATCGGGGCTGTAATCGCAGATTTTTGCCCATTGAAGTTACCTCTATCATGGATCGATAACGTACAAAATAAGCTACCAGAAGATGTGCCGTTTTGTCAA GTGGACGCACACAATATTGTGCCCTGTTGGGAAGCTTCGCAAAAGCAGGAGTTTGCAGCTAGAACGATTAGAAATAAAATCAATACGAAATTGAACGAATTTTTAACAGAATTTCCGCCTGTTGTAAATCACCCGTATTCGTCGAACGAAAAATTTGTAGAAAACAATTGGAAAATGGCTCTGGAGGACACAGAAGTGGATAGAACAGTAGGTGAAATTTCATGGGCAATGCCAGGATATAAAAATGGTATTAAAGAGCTGGATAGTTTTTTACAAAATCGCTTAAAGACGTATGCGACCGAGCGTAACGATCCTCTATCGAATACCACTAGCAATTTGTCTCCTTGGTTTCATTTTGGCATGATATCGGTACAGCGTTGTATTTTGGAAATACAGGCATATAAACGAGTCTATCCAAAGTCGGTTGAATCCTTTATGGAGGAAGCTATTGTACGGCGAGAACTTAgcgataatttttgtttttacaacAAAAACTATGATCTTCTCGAAGGCGCTCATGCATGGTCTATGGAAACGTTAAATAAACATCG GaaagataaaagaaaatatatttattctttACACGAATTGGAAAACTCTAAAACCCATGATGATTTATGGAATGCTTGTCAAAATCAAATGGTAACGACAGGAAAAATGCATGGATTTTTGAGAATGTACTGGGCAAAGAAAATATTAGAATGGACCAAAACACCCGAAGATGCGTTAGAATGGgccaattatttaaataataaatacagtaTAGATGGCTGTGATCCTAATGGCTATGTAG GTTGCGCATGGTCAATATGCGGCATTCATGACCATGGTTGGACAGAAAGAGATATATTTGGGAAAATAAGGTACATGAACTATGAGGGATGCAAACGAAAATTCAACGTCAAAGAATTTGTCTCTCTGTGGGAGAAGAAGGAAACTGACATGGACGTATCcaaataa